A region of the Kiloniellales bacterium genome:
GCAGCGGCGCTTGGCGAAGGCCTTCCGGAAGGCGGGTTTCTCGGCCAGGGTCTCGGCCCGGGCGTTGATCATGCGGCTGCCGATCGCGAGGTCCTTGGCCCAGAAGGGCACCAGGCCCCAGCGCAGCAGGGAGAAATGCCGCTCGCCGTCCTCGCCGAGCCGGACCGCCGGCACCTGCTGCGTCGGCGCCACGTTGTAGCGGGCCTGCAGGTTCGGCTGCTCGACGAAGCCGAAGATCCGGCGCAGGGCCTCGCTCGGCGTGGTGATGGAGTAGCGGCCGCACATGGGCCGACCTTAGCAGGCGCCGCCGGGACGGTCATGTCCGCGATATTGCGACCGTGCTAGCCTCGCGAAGGCATAACCAAGGGGCAGGAAGAGCCATGATCGAGAAAGGTTTCAGCGTCGCCTGCCGGGCCGGGCGGACCTACGATTTCGACCCGAACTCGACCGCCCTCCTGGTGATCGACATGCAGAAGGACTTCCTCGCGCCCGAGGGCATGTGCGGCCAGCTCGGCGAGGACCTGAGCGCGCTGACCGCCATCGTGCCGCGCATTTCCCGGCTGCTCGACGCGGCGCGCGCTGCGGGGCTGACGGTGATCCACACACGCGAGGGCTACGCGCCCGACCTTTCCGACGTCCATCCCCTGAAGCGCGAGCGCGACGGCCCCGGGACGCCGGGCCCGCTCGGCCGCTTCCTGATCCGCGGCGAGGCGGGCCACGACTTCATCGAAGAGCTGCGCCCCGCGCCAGGCGAAGCGGTGATCGACAAGCCCGGCTTCGGCGCCTTCTACCGCACCGACCTGGAGGCACGACTGAGAGGGCAGGGGATCACCCACCTGATCCTGACCGGCGTGACCACCCAGTGCTGCGTCTTCTCGACCCTGCGCGAGGCGGTCGACCGGGGCTTCTGGTGCCTCCTGCTAGAGGACTGCTGCGCCGCCTTCGACCCCGCCGACCAGGCCGCCACCCTGCAGATCATCCAGAGCGAGAACCACCTCTTCGGCTGGATCGCCGAGAGCGGCGGGGTCGCGGGGGCGATGGAGGGGACGTGAAGGCGGCGCTAGTCTTCGCTCAACAGCGTCGTTAGGTTCGGTCGTCGCCCCTCGATCGGCGACTTGATCACGATGTAGCTGAAGTACTTGGCGATGCCGACGTCGGCGGCGAGCAGGCGTTCGACGATTGCCTGGTAGTCGGCGATGCCGCGGGTCAGGAACTTGACCAGGTAGTCGTAGCCGCCGCTGATCAGGTGGCACTCGACGACGCTGGGCTCCTCGGCGATCACCGCCTCGAAGCGCAGGAAATCGGCCCGGGCGTGGCTCGTCAGGGTGATCTCGGTGAAGACGGTGACGGTCTCGCCCAGCTTGGCGAGGTCGAGCACGGCCTCGTAGCCGGTGATAAAACCGGCGGCCTCCAGGCGTTTCACCCGCTGCAGGCAGGGGCTTGGCGAGAGGCCGACCCGCCCGGCCAGGTCGACGTTGGACAGACGCCCCTCGGCCTGCAGCGCGGCCAGGATCTTGAGGTCGATACGGTCGAGCTTCACATCGCCGGTCATGAATTGCTCAG
Encoded here:
- a CDS encoding isochorismatase family cysteine hydrolase, encoding MIEKGFSVACRAGRTYDFDPNSTALLVIDMQKDFLAPEGMCGQLGEDLSALTAIVPRISRLLDAARAAGLTVIHTREGYAPDLSDVHPLKRERDGPGTPGPLGRFLIRGEAGHDFIEELRPAPGEAVIDKPGFGAFYRTDLEARLRGQGITHLILTGVTTQCCVFSTLREAVDRGFWCLLLEDCCAAFDPADQAATLQIIQSENHLFGWIAESGGVAGAMEGT
- a CDS encoding Lrp/AsnC family transcriptional regulator; this encodes MTGDVKLDRIDLKILAALQAEGRLSNVDLAGRVGLSPSPCLQRVKRLEAAGFITGYEAVLDLAKLGETVTVFTEITLTSHARADFLRFEAVIAEEPSVVECHLISGGYDYLVKFLTRGIADYQAIVERLLAADVGIAKYFSYIVIKSPIEGRRPNLTTLLSED